A region of Candidatus Poribacteria bacterium DNA encodes the following proteins:
- the moeB gene encoding molybdopterin-synthase adenylyltransferase MoeB produces the protein MAGFTDEQIRRYSRHIILKEVGGKGQTKLLNSKALLIGAGGLGSPAALYLAAAGVGTLGIVDHDRVDMSNLQRQVLHSMADVGRLKVESAAETLTGINPDVKVVPYPEKLSSENVMAIFGDYDIIVDGCDNFPTRYLINDACVFLNKPNVHGSIFQFEGQVTVFHPGVGPCYRCLYPAPPPPDLAPSCQEAGVLGVLPGIVGTTQAVETIKVLLGIGEPLVGKLLLYNALTQDFRKLKLNRDPECPVCGDNPTVTELIDYEEFCAVHW, from the coding sequence ACAGATCCGGCGGTACAGCCGGCATATCATCCTCAAAGAGGTCGGCGGCAAGGGACAGACGAAGCTGCTGAACTCCAAGGCGCTGCTCATCGGGGCAGGCGGGCTCGGCTCTCCGGCGGCGCTCTATCTCGCGGCGGCGGGCGTCGGCACGCTGGGCATCGTCGATCACGACCGGGTCGACATGAGCAACCTCCAGCGGCAGGTCCTCCATTCGATGGCGGACGTCGGCAGGCTCAAGGTTGAGTCCGCCGCCGAGACGCTCACCGGCATCAATCCCGACGTGAAGGTCGTCCCTTATCCGGAGAAGCTCTCGTCCGAGAACGTCATGGCGATCTTCGGCGACTACGACATCATCGTGGACGGGTGCGACAACTTCCCAACTCGGTATCTCATCAACGACGCCTGCGTGTTCCTGAACAAGCCGAACGTCCACGGGAGCATCTTCCAGTTCGAGGGACAGGTGACCGTGTTCCATCCGGGCGTGGGGCCCTGCTACCGATGCCTCTACCCGGCTCCGCCGCCGCCGGACTTGGCTCCGAGCTGCCAGGAAGCGGGGGTTCTCGGCGTGCTGCCCGGCATCGTCGGGACGACGCAAGCGGTCGAGACGATCAAGGTGTTGCTGGGCATCGGCGAGCCGCTCGTCGGGAAACTCCTGCTCTACAACGCCCTGACGCAGGACTTCCGCAAGCTCAAGCTGAACCGCGACCCGGAATGCCCTGTCTGCGGTGACAACCCGACGGTCACCGAGCTGATCGACTACGAGGAATTCTGTGCCGTCCACTGGTGA